The following are from one region of the Mus caroli chromosome 13, CAROLI_EIJ_v1.1, whole genome shotgun sequence genome:
- the Psmg4 gene encoding proteasome assembly chaperone 4 isoform X2 — MEESRAAADADVSLHNFSARLWEQLVYFHVMRLTDSLFLWVGATPHLRNLAVAMCSRYPGRPANRCLSATTSPTQTVTSRYS; from the exons ATGGAGGAGTCTCGGGCCGCTGCGGACGCGGACGTGTCGCTTCACAACTTCAGTGCAAGGCTGTGGGAGCAGCTTGTCTACTTTCATGTCATGCGGCTGACGGATTCGCTCTTCCTGTGGGTGGGGGCAACGCCGCATCTACGCAACCTCGCAGTGGCCATGTGCAGCCGCTAC CCCGGAAGACCAGCAAACAGGTGTTTGTCAGCTACAACCTCTCCAACACAGACAGTAACTTCACGTTACTCGTAG
- the Psmg4 gene encoding proteasome assembly chaperone 4 isoform X1, producing MEESRAAADADVSLHNFSARLWEQLVYFHVMRLTDSLFLWVGATPHLRNLAVAMCSRYDPIPVCTSLFGDTSDTTSTGLAQRLARKTSKQVFVSYNLSNTDSNFTLLVENRIKEEMETFPEKF from the exons ATGGAGGAGTCTCGGGCCGCTGCGGACGCGGACGTGTCGCTTCACAACTTCAGTGCAAGGCTGTGGGAGCAGCTTGTCTACTTTCATGTCATGCGGCTGACGGATTCGCTCTTCCTGTGGGTGGGGGCAACGCCGCATCTACGCAACCTCGCAGTGGCCATGTGCAGCCGCTAC gaCCCCATCCCTGTGTGCACCTCCCTTTTTGGAGACACTTCTGATACAACTTCCACCGGCCTTGCTCAGCGTTTAG CCCGGAAGACCAGCAAACAGGTGTTTGTCAGCTACAACCTCTCCAACACAGACAGTAACTTCACGTTACTCGTAGAAAACAGGattaaggaagaaatggagaccTTTCCGGAAAAGTTCTGA